A region of the Sinorhizobium arboris LMG 14919 genome:
CATCCGCGGGGCAGAGCGATCTCAGGCCCGCGAGCAGATTGGAGCGCAGCCGTCGCGCATAGATGACGAGCAGGCGCCGCACCTCCTCCGACCGTTGCGCCTCCGAATAGAAGGCGAGCCAGGCTGCGACCGTTTCCGGCGCGAACTGATCGGCGCGGAAGCTCACGCGGATCAATGCGCTCACCCTTTCGCGCGGCGTCGAGGCGGCTTTCATTGCCGCGATGGCATCGTCGCGCAACTTGCCAAGGAGGCTGCGGATCGTGGCAATCAGCAACTGCTCCTTGCTGCCGAAATAGTGATGCGCGAGCGCGGGCGAGACGCCGGCCGTCCGCGCGATGTCGGACATGGTAACGGCAAGCGTCCCCTGGTCGCCGATCACGCGTAGCGCCG
Encoded here:
- the betI gene encoding transcriptional regulator BetI, translated to MPKVGMEPVRRKALVDAALRVIGDQGTLAVTMSDIARTAGVSPALAHHYFGSKEQLLIATIRSLLGKLRDDAIAAMKAASTPRERVSALIRVSFRADQFAPETVAAWLAFYSEAQRSEEVRRLLVIYARRLRSNLLAGLRSLCPADDAERIAEGAAAMIDGLYIRQSLRSAPISIDASVALTEDYVSAHLRANGGNCPSPRV